A stretch of the Oxyura jamaicensis isolate SHBP4307 breed ruddy duck chromosome 4, BPBGC_Ojam_1.0, whole genome shotgun sequence genome encodes the following:
- the SLC34A2 gene encoding sodium-dependent phosphate transport protein 2B isoform X1 encodes MKANFAQHLSIYIAGCSGCPVDPFALLPGTKEVSQIMAPWPEVDKPETNNYIGDSSKQNQNMPGKEGENHKGNVTSLGNKVEIQPAFSTIALIDETTPEEDPWALPELQDTGVKWSELDRKGKIIRVLYGIGKFIILLGLLYLFVCSLDVLSSAFQLVGGKAAGDIFQDDSVLSNPVAGLVIGVLVTVMVQSSSTSSSIVVSMVSSTLLTVQSAIPIIMGANIGTSVTNTIVALMQAGDRNEFRRAFAGATIHDFFNWLAVFALLPIEVISGYLYHLTNVIVESFHLESGEDAPELLKVITDPFTKLIIELDKSVINAIATNDESAKNKSLVKIWCVTETNVTLQNVTLSPSENCTSPDLCWTEGNVTWTMKNVSETENISKCRHLFAEADLPDLAIGLILLALSLLVLCSCLVMIVKLLNSVLKGQVASVIKKTINTDFPFPFTWLAGYLAMLAGAGMTFVVQSSSVFTSAITPLVGIGVISIERSYPLTLGANIGTTTTAILAALASPGSTLKYSLQIALCHFFFNVSGIILFYPLPFTRLPIRMCKSLGNITAKYRWFAIFYLLVCFFLLPLFVFGLSLAGWPVLLGVCLPLFALCIAVIVINVMQKKRPHSLPEKLQNWDFLPIWMHSLEPWDNMIMSTLAFCGKHCCGFCKCCKVNAEQEGAKDNQLKTMEVYENTIAMADEERGVRRAPAAACVEKTGTNNTAL; translated from the exons ATGAAAGCAAACTTTGCTCAACACCTGTCTATATATATTGCAGGTTGCAGTGGCTGCCCAGTCGATCCGTTCGCTCTGTTGCCTGGGACGAAAGAAGTG TCACAGATCATGGCTCCTTGGCCTGAGGTGGACAAGCCTGAAACCAATAACTATATCGGGGATTCttccaaacaaaaccagaacatgcctggaaaagaaggagaaaatcaCAAAG GCAATGTGACTTCACTTGGAAATAAAGTGGAAATTCAACCTGCATTTTCCACAATAGCCTTGATAGATGAGACAACGCCGGAAGAAGACCCATGGGCTCTGCCAGAACTGCAGGACACTGGGGTCAAGTGGTCAG aactggatagaaaaggaaaaatcattcGTGTACTCTACGGGATAGGAAAGTTTATTATCTTGCTTGGATTACTCTACTTATTCGTGTGCTCTCTGGATGTACTGAGCTCTGCTTTTCAACTGGTAGGAG GTAAAGCAGCAGGGGACATTTTTCAAGATGATTCAGTGCTGTCTAATCCTGTTGCGGGACTGGTGATAGGAGTTCTGGTGACCGTTATGGTCCAGAGTTCCAGTACTTCTTCATCCATTGTGGTCAGCATGGTGTCCTCCACAC TGCTGACAGTGCAATCAGCTATTCCTATCATTATGGGGGCAAACATTGGCACCTCAGTTACAAACACAATTGTGGCACTCATGCAAGCCGGGGACAGGAATGAATTTAGAAG GGCCTTTGCTGGGGCAACAATACATGATTTCTTCAACTGGCTTGCTGTGTTTGCGTTGTTGCCCATTGAAGTAATTTCTGGCTATCTTTACCATCTCACTAATGTTATAGTGGAGTCCTTTCATCTTGAAAGTGGTGAGGATGCCCCTGAGCTACTAAAAGTTATCACAGACCCTTTTACAAAGCTCATCATTGAG cttgATAAATCTGTAATAAATGCAATTGCTACAAATGACGAAtcagcaaaaaacaaaagccttgtAAAGATTTGGTGCGTAACTGAAACCAATGTG ACACTGCAGAATGTCACACTTTCACCTTCAGAAAACTGCACGTCTCCTGACCTTTGCTGGACTGAAGGAAACGTGACATGGACCatgaaaaatgtatctgaaacagaaaatatcagcAAAT gcCGGCATCTCTTTGCAGAAGCAGACCTGCCTGATCTTGCCATCGGTCTCATCCTTCTGGCTTTGTCCCTGCTTGTTCTGTGCTCCTGTTTGGTGATGATCGTTAAGCTATTAAACTCTGTACTTAAAGGACAAGTGGCAAGTGTTATCAAGAAGACAATCAACACTG atttcccttttccttttacttGGCTAGCTGGATACTTGGCTATGCTTGCAGGGGCTGGTATGACCTTTGTTGTCCAAAGTAGCTCTGTTTTCACATCTGCAATTACACCTCTTGTTG GCATTGGTGTTATAAGCATTGAGCGCTCTTATCCCCTCACCTTAGGAGCTAACATTGGCACAACCACAACAGCTATACTTGCAGCTTTAGCAAGCCCAGGGagtacattaaaatattcattacaG attgccTTGTGCCACTTTTTCTTCAATGTCTCTGGGATAATTCTGTTTTACCCGCTGCCTTTTACTCGGCTCCCAATACGGATGTGCAAGAGTTTGGGGAACATAACAGCCAAGTACAGATGGTTTGCTATATTTTATCTTCTtgtctgcttctttcttttgcctttgtttGTATTTGGTCTATCACTGGCAGGCTGGCCAGTCCTTTTGGGTGTTTGCCTTCCCTTGTTTGCTCTGTGTATTGCTGTGATTGTAATTAACGTTATGCAGAAGAAACGACCACATTCACTGCCTGAGAAGCTCCAAAACTGGGATTTCCTACCCATCTGGATGCACTCTCTAGAGCCCTGGGACAATATGATTATGTCTACACTCGCCTTCTGTGGGAAACACTGCTGCGGTTTCTGCAAGTGCTGCAAAGTCAATGCAGAACAGGAGGGTGCCAAAGACAATCAGCTAAAAACTATGGAGGTTTATGAAAACACCATTGCAATGGCTGATGAAGAAAGAGGTGTAAGAAGggcaccagctgcagcttgTGTTGAAAAAACAGGCACAAACAACACAGCCTTATAG
- the SLC34A2 gene encoding sodium-dependent phosphate transport protein 2B isoform X2 produces the protein MAPWPEVDKPETNNYIGDSSKQNQNMPGKEGENHKGNVTSLGNKVEIQPAFSTIALIDETTPEEDPWALPELQDTGVKWSELDRKGKIIRVLYGIGKFIILLGLLYLFVCSLDVLSSAFQLVGGKAAGDIFQDDSVLSNPVAGLVIGVLVTVMVQSSSTSSSIVVSMVSSTLLTVQSAIPIIMGANIGTSVTNTIVALMQAGDRNEFRRAFAGATIHDFFNWLAVFALLPIEVISGYLYHLTNVIVESFHLESGEDAPELLKVITDPFTKLIIELDKSVINAIATNDESAKNKSLVKIWCVTETNVTLQNVTLSPSENCTSPDLCWTEGNVTWTMKNVSETENISKCRHLFAEADLPDLAIGLILLALSLLVLCSCLVMIVKLLNSVLKGQVASVIKKTINTDFPFPFTWLAGYLAMLAGAGMTFVVQSSSVFTSAITPLVGIGVISIERSYPLTLGANIGTTTTAILAALASPGSTLKYSLQIALCHFFFNVSGIILFYPLPFTRLPIRMCKSLGNITAKYRWFAIFYLLVCFFLLPLFVFGLSLAGWPVLLGVCLPLFALCIAVIVINVMQKKRPHSLPEKLQNWDFLPIWMHSLEPWDNMIMSTLAFCGKHCCGFCKCCKVNAEQEGAKDNQLKTMEVYENTIAMADEERGVRRAPAAACVEKTGTNNTAL, from the exons ATGGCTCCTTGGCCTGAGGTGGACAAGCCTGAAACCAATAACTATATCGGGGATTCttccaaacaaaaccagaacatgcctggaaaagaaggagaaaatcaCAAAG GCAATGTGACTTCACTTGGAAATAAAGTGGAAATTCAACCTGCATTTTCCACAATAGCCTTGATAGATGAGACAACGCCGGAAGAAGACCCATGGGCTCTGCCAGAACTGCAGGACACTGGGGTCAAGTGGTCAG aactggatagaaaaggaaaaatcattcGTGTACTCTACGGGATAGGAAAGTTTATTATCTTGCTTGGATTACTCTACTTATTCGTGTGCTCTCTGGATGTACTGAGCTCTGCTTTTCAACTGGTAGGAG GTAAAGCAGCAGGGGACATTTTTCAAGATGATTCAGTGCTGTCTAATCCTGTTGCGGGACTGGTGATAGGAGTTCTGGTGACCGTTATGGTCCAGAGTTCCAGTACTTCTTCATCCATTGTGGTCAGCATGGTGTCCTCCACAC TGCTGACAGTGCAATCAGCTATTCCTATCATTATGGGGGCAAACATTGGCACCTCAGTTACAAACACAATTGTGGCACTCATGCAAGCCGGGGACAGGAATGAATTTAGAAG GGCCTTTGCTGGGGCAACAATACATGATTTCTTCAACTGGCTTGCTGTGTTTGCGTTGTTGCCCATTGAAGTAATTTCTGGCTATCTTTACCATCTCACTAATGTTATAGTGGAGTCCTTTCATCTTGAAAGTGGTGAGGATGCCCCTGAGCTACTAAAAGTTATCACAGACCCTTTTACAAAGCTCATCATTGAG cttgATAAATCTGTAATAAATGCAATTGCTACAAATGACGAAtcagcaaaaaacaaaagccttgtAAAGATTTGGTGCGTAACTGAAACCAATGTG ACACTGCAGAATGTCACACTTTCACCTTCAGAAAACTGCACGTCTCCTGACCTTTGCTGGACTGAAGGAAACGTGACATGGACCatgaaaaatgtatctgaaacagaaaatatcagcAAAT gcCGGCATCTCTTTGCAGAAGCAGACCTGCCTGATCTTGCCATCGGTCTCATCCTTCTGGCTTTGTCCCTGCTTGTTCTGTGCTCCTGTTTGGTGATGATCGTTAAGCTATTAAACTCTGTACTTAAAGGACAAGTGGCAAGTGTTATCAAGAAGACAATCAACACTG atttcccttttccttttacttGGCTAGCTGGATACTTGGCTATGCTTGCAGGGGCTGGTATGACCTTTGTTGTCCAAAGTAGCTCTGTTTTCACATCTGCAATTACACCTCTTGTTG GCATTGGTGTTATAAGCATTGAGCGCTCTTATCCCCTCACCTTAGGAGCTAACATTGGCACAACCACAACAGCTATACTTGCAGCTTTAGCAAGCCCAGGGagtacattaaaatattcattacaG attgccTTGTGCCACTTTTTCTTCAATGTCTCTGGGATAATTCTGTTTTACCCGCTGCCTTTTACTCGGCTCCCAATACGGATGTGCAAGAGTTTGGGGAACATAACAGCCAAGTACAGATGGTTTGCTATATTTTATCTTCTtgtctgcttctttcttttgcctttgtttGTATTTGGTCTATCACTGGCAGGCTGGCCAGTCCTTTTGGGTGTTTGCCTTCCCTTGTTTGCTCTGTGTATTGCTGTGATTGTAATTAACGTTATGCAGAAGAAACGACCACATTCACTGCCTGAGAAGCTCCAAAACTGGGATTTCCTACCCATCTGGATGCACTCTCTAGAGCCCTGGGACAATATGATTATGTCTACACTCGCCTTCTGTGGGAAACACTGCTGCGGTTTCTGCAAGTGCTGCAAAGTCAATGCAGAACAGGAGGGTGCCAAAGACAATCAGCTAAAAACTATGGAGGTTTATGAAAACACCATTGCAATGGCTGATGAAGAAAGAGGTGTAAGAAGggcaccagctgcagcttgTGTTGAAAAAACAGGCACAAACAACACAGCCTTATAG